The Rubrobacter indicoceani genome has a segment encoding these proteins:
- a CDS encoding ParA family protein yields the protein MRVTVISRKGGVGKTVTAVHLAAFLSDLSGGDRTLLVDTDPSRNALRWSSRGNFPFRVVGEERAAEEIGTAEHVVVDVKGSPDADQIEGAAARSDVLVIPAMPNALSLDTLMQTVGDISEVGREDFYRVLLTAVPPWPYRRGKKAREALLRIGVSMFDAEVGRLEAFETATEEGVLVRDVDDRRAGRGWGYYETVGEELVSWVSGLRTRDLRSAGVSDTTGNSRG from the coding sequence ATGCGGGTCACGGTGATAAGCAGGAAGGGCGGGGTCGGGAAGACCGTTACGGCGGTTCACCTGGCGGCGTTTCTCTCGGACCTGAGCGGGGGGGACAGAACGCTGCTCGTGGATACCGATCCGAGCCGGAATGCGCTGCGGTGGTCTTCGCGGGGGAACTTTCCTTTCCGGGTGGTGGGGGAGGAGCGGGCGGCGGAGGAGATCGGGACGGCCGAGCATGTTGTGGTGGACGTCAAGGGCAGCCCTGATGCCGATCAGATAGAGGGGGCCGCCGCAAGGAGCGACGTCCTTGTGATACCGGCAATGCCGAACGCGCTCTCTCTGGACACCCTGATGCAGACGGTCGGTGACATCTCCGAGGTGGGCCGGGAGGATTTCTACCGGGTGTTGCTGACGGCCGTCCCGCCGTGGCCGTACCGGCGGGGGAAAAAGGCCCGGGAGGCGTTGCTCAGGATCGGGGTCTCGATGTTCGATGCGGAGGTCGGGCGGCTGGAGGCCTTCGAGACGGCGACCGAGGAGGGGGTGCTGGTCCGGGACGTAGACGACCGGCGGGCCGGGCGGGGCTGGGGCTACTACGAAACCGTCGGAGAGGAACTCGTCTCGTGGGTCTCGGGTTTGAGGACCCGGGATCTCCGCTCGGCGGGTGTATCGGATACAACCGGAAACTCAAGGGGGTAG
- the trfA gene encoding plasmid replication initiator TrfA, with product MQGESGEGKAAGALSARETRHIVKAEGNFEDLPYFTVGNSRKSGGVLEYKNEIRSGDGQVLQQSWTVRAMSGYGLPGGLDQDVYVALLQIIDRDGELPEDRWIGFSLYEMVELLNRSHGGRDYQQVKQSLDRLAGTRIQSKNAFYHRDSKTFMDGTFGLLDRVQHAETVDGYGRRTDKTHVQLSEYFVTSYRSDYLKGLDTNFYYSLSSPVAKRLYRFIDKKRNHRRQWQTGLFSLRDRIPLSNYKYASKVKEKLGPAHQELVDKGFLESFSYSRTPDREYLVTYVIRDAFSRRRPEIRLERTPENLIAIERLKAEGVWSETSEELVASYGSERCMHFCLLLQHQKNLKNRPAWLRWAIVENPDLDLPTGLFVPDEASKKLHNTTEPAGPPPEDPQASEVWGRVLESFSSGSSSTLSTSWFDDAVPVLLDSSGSLYVSVPNELARDYVAERFGETLSLLLTSESGQGSVVTFLTYSDSFSELL from the coding sequence ATGCAGGGAGAGAGCGGGGAAGGAAAGGCGGCGGGGGCTTTGTCGGCTCGGGAAACACGGCACATCGTCAAAGCGGAGGGAAACTTCGAAGATCTCCCGTACTTCACCGTTGGGAACAGCCGGAAGAGCGGGGGGGTTCTGGAGTACAAAAACGAGATCCGCTCGGGGGATGGGCAGGTTCTTCAGCAGAGCTGGACGGTCAGGGCGATGAGCGGGTACGGTCTTCCGGGTGGACTGGATCAGGATGTATACGTTGCCCTGCTTCAGATCATAGACCGCGACGGTGAGCTACCGGAGGACCGCTGGATTGGCTTTTCGCTCTACGAGATGGTGGAGCTTCTGAACCGCTCGCACGGCGGGCGGGACTACCAGCAGGTCAAGCAGTCCCTTGACCGCCTCGCCGGGACCCGCATCCAGAGCAAAAACGCCTTCTATCACCGGGATTCAAAGACGTTCATGGACGGTACGTTTGGCCTTCTCGACCGGGTTCAACACGCCGAGACCGTCGACGGCTACGGTCGCAGAACCGACAAAACCCACGTGCAACTCTCGGAGTATTTCGTGACTTCCTACCGCTCCGACTACCTCAAGGGCCTCGACACGAACTTCTACTACTCACTCTCCTCGCCGGTCGCCAAAAGGCTCTACCGTTTTATAGACAAAAAGCGCAACCACCGCAGACAGTGGCAGACCGGACTCTTCTCCCTGAGGGACCGCATCCCCCTGAGCAACTACAAGTACGCCTCGAAGGTCAAGGAAAAACTCGGCCCGGCACACCAGGAACTCGTGGACAAGGGCTTCCTCGAAAGCTTCTCCTACTCAAGAACCCCGGACCGCGAATACCTCGTCACCTACGTTATACGCGATGCGTTCTCCAGACGCCGACCCGAGATCCGCCTCGAGCGCACCCCCGAGAACCTTATAGCCATAGAACGCCTGAAGGCCGAGGGCGTATGGTCCGAGACCAGCGAAGAACTGGTCGCCTCCTACGGCTCCGAACGCTGCATGCACTTCTGCCTGCTCCTCCAGCACCAGAAGAACCTCAAGAACCGTCCCGCCTGGCTCCGGTGGGCTATCGTCGAAAACCCCGATCTGGACCTCCCGACCGGCCTCTTCGTCCCCGACGAAGCCTCAAAAAAACTACATAATACCACTGAGCCTGCGGGCCCTCCGCCCGAGGACCCGCAGGCTTCCGAGGTGTGGGGGAGGGTGCTGGAGTCCTTCTCTTCCGGCTCCTCCTCCACGCTCTCCACGTCGTGGTTTGACGATGCGGTGCCCGTGCTCCTTGACTCTTCCGGCAGTCTTTACGTGTCGGTCCCCAACGAGCTCGCCAGGGACTACGTAGCCGAAAGGTTCGGAGAGACCCTTTCACTTCTGCTAACCTCGGAATCCGGCCAGGGCTCTGTGGTCACATTTCTTACCTACTCTGACTCCTTCTCGGAACTCCTTTAA
- a CDS encoding amidase, with protein MRPPNARQLEEIAREFRLNLSEQEAASYLGLMEGTLASYERLGQLSEPALPIRYPRTGSYRPDRDENPLNAWYRKCSIKGAESGPLSGRRVAIKDNVAVAGVPMMNGTSTLEGYVPEFDATVVTRILEAGGEVVGKAVCEHLCFSGGSHTSDSGPVLNPHDHARSAGGSSSGSAALVASGEVDLAIGGDQGGSVRIPASWCGVYGLKGTHGLVPYTGAFPIEITLDHLGPMARSTADVARFLTAIAGYDADLDPRQKNLRIGDYEGALSGDAQGLKIGLVTEGFGWPGLSENDVDESVREAAAAFRGLGAEVSEISIPLHRDGIHIWNGIAIEGATELMVRGNSMGTNWQGHYSTSLLDAYGRGRLTRADDLSKTVKLTMLMGEYLRRSYHGRYYAKAQNLARRLRAAYDDALSEVDLLLMPTLPLKATEIPAPGSPVEEVVARALEMVPNTAPFDVSGHPAMSVPCGLSDGLPVGMMLVGRKWDEETVLRAAHAFEETGAYNTAP; from the coding sequence GTGAGACCACCGAACGCCAGACAGCTGGAGGAGATAGCCCGTGAGTTCCGGCTCAACCTGAGCGAGCAGGAGGCCGCCTCATATCTGGGGCTGATGGAGGGAACGCTCGCCTCGTACGAGCGGCTCGGTCAGCTCTCGGAACCCGCGCTCCCGATCAGGTACCCGCGCACCGGGAGCTACAGGCCCGACCGAGATGAGAACCCCCTGAACGCCTGGTACCGGAAGTGTTCCATCAAAGGAGCCGAAAGTGGCCCGCTCTCCGGCAGGCGAGTAGCCATAAAAGACAACGTGGCCGTAGCGGGCGTGCCGATGATGAACGGTACTTCGACGCTCGAAGGGTACGTCCCGGAGTTCGACGCGACCGTTGTTACGCGCATCCTTGAAGCGGGTGGCGAGGTGGTCGGAAAGGCCGTCTGCGAGCACCTGTGTTTCTCCGGCGGCAGCCACACAAGCGACTCCGGACCCGTCCTGAACCCGCACGACCACGCGCGCTCGGCGGGCGGGTCCTCGAGCGGGAGCGCCGCGCTCGTTGCAAGCGGGGAGGTGGATCTGGCGATCGGCGGCGATCAGGGCGGCTCGGTGCGGATTCCGGCTTCCTGGTGCGGGGTCTATGGTCTCAAGGGAACGCACGGGCTGGTCCCCTACACCGGGGCTTTCCCGATCGAAATCACCCTCGACCACCTTGGCCCGATGGCCCGGAGCACCGCCGATGTCGCCCGCTTCCTGACGGCCATCGCCGGTTATGACGCGGACCTCGACCCGCGTCAGAAAAACCTCCGGATCGGTGATTACGAAGGCGCCCTGAGCGGCGACGCGCAGGGCTTGAAGATCGGCCTCGTAACCGAAGGCTTCGGGTGGCCCGGGCTCTCGGAGAACGACGTGGACGAGTCGGTGCGCGAGGCCGCCGCTGCCTTCAGGGGGCTTGGCGCGGAGGTCTCGGAGATCTCCATCCCGCTGCACCGCGACGGCATCCACATCTGGAACGGCATCGCCATCGAGGGGGCTACGGAGCTTATGGTGCGCGGCAACTCGATGGGGACAAACTGGCAGGGACACTATTCCACGTCGCTCCTCGATGCCTACGGTCGGGGGCGGCTGACGCGGGCCGACGACCTCTCCAAGACGGTCAAGCTCACCATGCTGATGGGCGAATACCTGCGCCGGAGCTATCACGGTCGCTACTACGCAAAGGCTCAGAACCTCGCCCGCAGGCTGAGAGCCGCCTACGACGACGCCCTCTCTGAAGTGGACCTCCTTCTTATGCCGACCCTGCCGCTCAAGGCCACAGAGATCCCCGCCCCGGGCTCCCCGGTAGAGGAGGTCGTGGCCCGCGCTCTTGAGATGGTCCCGAACACCGCCCCCTTCGACGTCTCCGGCCACCCGGCGATGAGCGTCCCGTGCGGCCTCTCGGACGGCCTGCCGGTCGGTATGATGCTCGTCGGGAGAAAGTGGGACGAGGAGACCGTCCTGCGCGCCGCCCACGCCTTCGAAGAAACCGGAGCTTATAACACAGCGCCCTAG
- a CDS encoding alpha/beta fold hydrolase has product MNEHEVFDLGDVTLQHGATLRDAKLAYKTYGTLNNRRSNAIVYPTWYSGRYWENEWLIGDGMALDPSRYFIIVPNMLGNGLSSSPSNMPQPYDGARFPNVTVADNVAVQHRLVTEHFGIEELALVTGWSMGAGQTYQWAMSYPGMTPKIAPFCGSAKTSEHNIVFLEGVKAALTADEAWRNGWYTGQPTKGLRAMARVYAGWGFSQAFYWERVYEGLGFTSLEDFLVGFWEGFFLDDRDANNLLAMLWTWQNGDISRTPGFEGSYEDALATIRARALVMPAEKDLYFPPEDEAYAVERMPNAELRVIPGVWGHFAGSGMNEADTKFIDDALRELLAG; this is encoded by the coding sequence ATGAACGAGCATGAAGTCTTTGATCTCGGCGACGTCACCCTCCAGCACGGCGCAACCCTCCGCGACGCCAAGCTCGCCTACAAAACCTACGGAACCCTGAACAACAGGAGATCCAACGCCATCGTCTACCCGACGTGGTACTCCGGCAGATACTGGGAAAACGAGTGGCTGATCGGGGACGGCATGGCCCTTGACCCGTCACGGTACTTCATCATCGTCCCGAACATGCTCGGCAACGGGCTTTCTTCTTCCCCGTCGAACATGCCGCAGCCCTACGACGGGGCCCGTTTCCCGAACGTTACCGTCGCGGACAACGTCGCCGTGCAGCACAGGCTCGTTACGGAGCATTTCGGCATCGAGGAACTCGCGCTTGTAACGGGCTGGTCCATGGGGGCCGGGCAGACCTATCAGTGGGCGATGAGCTACCCCGGGATGACCCCGAAGATAGCACCCTTCTGCGGCTCGGCAAAGACCAGCGAACACAACATCGTCTTTCTTGAAGGGGTAAAGGCCGCCCTGACGGCGGACGAAGCCTGGAGAAACGGCTGGTACACCGGGCAGCCGACAAAGGGGCTTCGGGCTATGGCCCGGGTCTACGCCGGTTGGGGCTTCTCACAGGCGTTCTACTGGGAGAGGGTCTACGAGGGGCTCGGCTTCACCTCGCTCGAAGACTTTCTTGTGGGCTTCTGGGAGGGGTTCTTTCTCGACGACCGGGACGCCAACAACCTGCTTGCGATGCTCTGGACCTGGCAGAACGGCGATATAAGCAGAACACCCGGTTTCGAGGGGAGCTACGAGGACGCGCTCGCAACGATACGGGCCCGCGCCCTTGTCATGCCCGCTGAGAAAGACCTGTACTTCCCGCCGGAGGATGAGGCGTATGCCGTCGAGCGGATGCCAAACGCAGAGCTTCGG